A window of the Haloquadratum walsbyi C23 genome harbors these coding sequences:
- a CDS encoding 30S ribosomal protein S12: MANGKYAARKLKQDRQQRRWSDSEYARRERGLGAKSDPLEGAPQGRGIVLEKVGIEAKQPNSAIRKCVRVQLIKNGKQVTAFCPGDGAISFIDEHDEVTIAGIGGAKGRAMGDLSGVNYKVEKVNGVSLIELVRGNAEKPVR; this comes from the coding sequence ATGGCAAACGGCAAGTATGCTGCGCGGAAACTTAAACAAGACCGGCAGCAGCGGCGATGGTCTGACTCAGAGTATGCGCGTCGTGAGCGCGGTCTTGGTGCAAAATCTGATCCACTTGAAGGAGCGCCACAAGGTCGTGGCATTGTTCTTGAGAAGGTCGGAATTGAGGCAAAACAACCAAATTCAGCAATCCGAAAGTGTGTTCGGGTTCAATTGATTAAAAACGGTAAGCAAGTGACTGCATTCTGCCCAGGTGATGGAGCGATTTCGTTTATTGATGAACATGATGAGGTCACAATTGCTGGTATTGGTGGTGCAAAGGGTCGAGCGATGGGTGACCTTTCTGGTGTCAATTATAAAGTTGAAAAGGTAAATGGCGTCTCGCTTATCGAATTGGTCCGCGGGAACGCAGAGAAACCGGTGCGATAA
- a CDS encoding DUF5781 family protein: protein MDVRVRGAAPAEPFLGAAELFETEYDLNSPVYVDVRENPDERTWAAHYEDRHVLNISQKAATSAMARELVVHELAHMARNEEGHVSHHLATEEALYLALAGESIERHKIAHCYQIANHMKDIYADDITLAVTAPTKLIDFLESELARAVASASAPALSPRSNSRRVTVDADPEITAVNAAFALALVERHDLISADHRLYDLAHAAADDAPTIDMKAFTQHFRSLEANPTTSEYRSALVDATRAYALGESGLGKSKTADEEQKCGQRIDSNKTLTPQSQSQSRSQSQFQFGPASD from the coding sequence ATGGATGTGCGAGTCCGCGGAGCAGCCCCAGCGGAACCGTTTCTTGGCGCAGCGGAACTCTTTGAAACAGAGTATGATCTTAACAGCCCAGTGTACGTTGATGTGCGCGAAAACCCAGATGAGCGGACCTGGGCGGCTCATTACGAAGACCGCCATGTATTGAATATCTCACAGAAGGCAGCAACAAGTGCGATGGCCCGCGAATTAGTGGTTCATGAACTAGCACATATGGCTCGGAACGAGGAAGGACATGTCTCACATCACCTAGCAACTGAAGAGGCACTGTATCTTGCTCTTGCCGGTGAGTCAATCGAACGACATAAGATCGCACATTGCTATCAGATTGCGAATCACATGAAGGATATCTATGCTGATGATATCACACTTGCAGTGACCGCACCAACGAAGCTTATTGACTTTCTTGAGTCTGAGTTAGCGCGAGCAGTTGCTTCAGCATCTGCACCAGCGCTATCGCCACGGTCAAACTCACGACGTGTCACTGTCGATGCAGACCCAGAGATTACCGCTGTTAATGCAGCATTTGCGCTTGCGCTTGTTGAGCGTCATGATCTTATCAGCGCCGATCACCGGTTATACGATCTTGCCCACGCAGCAGCGGATGATGCTCCGACGATTGATATGAAAGCATTCACGCAACATTTCCGATCACTTGAGGCAAATCCAACGACCAGTGAATATCGAAGTGCACTCGTGGATGCAACTCGGGCGTATGCTCTGGGTGAGTCTGGACTCGGCAAATCTAAAACTGCTGATGAGGAACAAAAGTGCGGACAAAGAATCGATTCAAACAAAACACTGACACCACAGTCACAGTCCCAGTCGCGGTCTCAATCTCAGTTCCAATTCGGTCCGGCTTCTGATTAA
- a CDS encoding 30S ribosomal protein S7: protein MSESDTDPDIDDDAHNNGDNDVDVAVDESESAETTTDTDTASANAKLFGEWDVSEIEYEDPSTQRYITVTPIAHTMGRHAAKQFEKSKISVVERLINRLMQTEDNTGHKQKTMNIVEDAFDTIHSRTEENPVQVLVRGVENAAPREETVRLKYGGISVPQAVDVAPQRRVDQALKFIADGTQRGSYKSAQSAADSLAQVIIGAANYDVQSYAVGQKEESERVAEAAR, encoded by the coding sequence ATGTCTGAATCCGATACTGACCCCGACATTGATGATGATGCTCATAACAACGGTGATAACGACGTTGATGTCGCCGTAGATGAAAGTGAATCAGCAGAAACAACCACTGATACCGATACTGCAAGCGCTAATGCAAAATTATTCGGTGAGTGGGACGTCTCTGAAATTGAGTATGAAGACCCCTCAACACAGCGATATATTACGGTGACTCCGATTGCACATACGATGGGTCGACATGCTGCAAAACAGTTTGAGAAATCAAAAATTAGTGTTGTCGAGCGGCTTATTAACCGATTGATGCAGACTGAGGACAACACCGGTCATAAACAAAAGACGATGAATATCGTTGAAGATGCATTTGACACCATTCATAGCCGGACTGAGGAAAATCCTGTACAAGTCCTTGTTCGCGGTGTTGAGAATGCAGCTCCACGTGAAGAGACCGTTCGTCTGAAGTATGGTGGTATATCAGTCCCACAGGCTGTTGATGTTGCTCCTCAGCGTCGGGTTGATCAAGCTCTGAAGTTTATTGCAGATGGCACCCAACGTGGGTCATATAAATCAGCGCAAAGTGCTGCTGATTCGCTTGCACAGGTGATTATTGGTGCAGCAAACTATGATGTCCAGTCATATGCTGTCGGGCAGAAAGAAGAGTCAGAACGCGTCGCCGAGGCGGCTCGGTAA
- a CDS encoding elongation factor EF-2: MGRRKKIVQECEQLMDAPGQIRNIAIAAHVDHGKTTLTDNLLAGAGMIADEGEATRLMMDTEEDEQERGITIDAANVSMTHTYEDTNHLINLIDTPGHVDFGGDVTRAMRAVDGALVVVDAVEGAMPQTETVVRQALREGVKPALFINKVDRLISELQEGPQEMQERLQTVIADVNELIRGMTENRDDINDWTVSVEDGTVAFGSALYKWGVSAPSMIETGIGFPEIIEMEQNDKRKQLHEETPLSDVVLDMVAEHFPDPLDAQPRRIPRVWRGDDSSNLATQMRDVTDDGDVVFMVTDISMDPHAGEIATGRLFSGTLEKGQELYVSGTVGTNRVQSVGIFMGGEREELDRGVPAGNIAAVTGLRDAIAGSTVSSVEMTPFESIEHISEPVITKSVEATNMDDLPKLIQTLQQVAKEDPTIRVEINEDTGEHLISGQGELHLEVITKRIQSNQGIPVQTGEPIVVYRESPQNASREVEGVSPNRHNKFYITVEQLSNDIVDAIQLGEVSMDMPELERREALQEAGMDKDTSQEVEHIHGTNILIDDTKGIQHLNETMELVIEGLEEALDDGPLAAEPTQGALLRLHDAKLHEDTIHRGPAQVIPAIRDAVHRALIDGDIKLLEPIQDVRIDVPSAHMGSASGEIQGRRGRVDDMFQEGDLMVIEGIAPVGEMIGFSSDIRSATEGRASWNTENAGFRVLSDTLQREKIMEIRERKGMKLELPGSVDQF, from the coding sequence ATGGGCCGACGAAAGAAGATCGTCCAAGAGTGTGAGCAACTGATGGACGCACCGGGGCAGATCCGGAATATCGCCATCGCTGCTCACGTTGATCACGGTAAGACGACCCTGACTGATAATCTCCTTGCTGGGGCGGGGATGATCGCCGATGAGGGTGAGGCGACCCGATTGATGATGGACACTGAAGAGGATGAACAGGAACGTGGAATTACAATCGACGCAGCAAATGTGTCGATGACACATACGTATGAGGATACCAATCATCTCATCAATCTTATCGATACCCCTGGCCACGTTGACTTTGGTGGCGATGTCACTCGAGCGATGCGTGCTGTTGACGGTGCGCTCGTCGTTGTTGATGCGGTTGAAGGAGCGATGCCACAAACAGAAACTGTGGTTCGACAGGCACTTCGAGAGGGTGTGAAGCCTGCACTATTTATCAATAAGGTTGATCGTCTCATCTCTGAGCTTCAAGAAGGCCCACAGGAGATGCAAGAGCGACTACAGACTGTTATTGCCGATGTGAATGAACTGATTCGTGGCATGACAGAAAACCGCGATGATATCAACGACTGGACGGTTTCAGTCGAAGATGGGACTGTTGCCTTTGGGTCAGCACTATACAAATGGGGCGTTTCTGCGCCGTCAATGATTGAAACTGGTATAGGATTCCCAGAAATCATTGAAATGGAGCAAAACGATAAGCGAAAACAACTCCATGAAGAGACGCCGTTATCAGATGTTGTGCTTGATATGGTTGCTGAGCACTTCCCAGATCCACTTGATGCACAACCGCGACGTATCCCCCGTGTCTGGCGAGGTGATGACAGCTCAAATCTCGCAACACAGATGCGCGATGTCACAGATGATGGAGATGTTGTGTTCATGGTAACTGATATTTCGATGGATCCACATGCCGGTGAGATTGCCACTGGGCGGCTATTCAGTGGAACGCTCGAGAAGGGGCAAGAACTCTATGTCTCTGGGACAGTTGGGACAAATCGCGTTCAATCAGTTGGAATCTTTATGGGTGGTGAACGAGAGGAGCTCGATCGGGGAGTTCCTGCAGGAAATATTGCAGCCGTGACCGGACTTCGTGATGCAATTGCTGGTTCAACGGTCTCATCAGTCGAGATGACGCCGTTCGAGTCGATTGAACACATCTCTGAGCCGGTCATTACAAAGTCTGTTGAGGCAACGAATATGGATGATCTGCCAAAACTCATTCAAACGCTCCAACAGGTCGCTAAAGAAGACCCAACAATTCGTGTTGAGATTAATGAAGATACAGGTGAACATCTTATTAGCGGACAGGGTGAGCTACATCTTGAAGTGATCACAAAACGTATTCAGTCAAATCAAGGAATTCCTGTCCAGACAGGTGAACCGATTGTTGTTTATCGAGAGTCACCACAGAATGCATCCCGTGAGGTCGAAGGTGTTTCGCCAAATCGTCATAATAAATTCTATATTACTGTTGAACAACTCAGCAACGACATTGTTGATGCGATTCAACTTGGTGAGGTTTCAATGGATATGCCTGAACTGGAGCGACGCGAGGCGCTTCAAGAAGCCGGCATGGACAAAGACACCTCTCAAGAAGTCGAACATATTCATGGGACAAATATACTCATTGACGATACAAAGGGAATTCAGCATCTCAATGAGACAATGGAACTCGTTATTGAGGGACTTGAGGAGGCACTTGATGATGGACCGCTGGCAGCAGAACCAACGCAGGGTGCACTGCTCCGTTTGCATGATGCAAAGTTACATGAAGACACAATCCACCGTGGTCCAGCGCAAGTGATTCCAGCGATTCGTGATGCTGTTCACAGGGCACTCATCGACGGTGATATTAAGTTACTTGAACCAATTCAGGACGTCCGTATTGACGTTCCCTCTGCACATATGGGATCAGCCTCTGGTGAGATTCAAGGACGACGTGGTCGTGTCGATGATATGTTCCAGGAAGGTGATCTAATGGTCATCGAGGGGATTGCTCCAGTCGGAGAAATGATTGGATTCTCCTCCGATATTCGTTCAGCAACGGAAGGTCGTGCCTCATGGAATACCGAAAATGCTGGATTCCGTGTACTTTCAGATACGCTTCAGCGTGAGAAGATCATGGAGATACGCGAGCGCAAGGGGATGAAACTCGAACTTCCAGGTTCTGTCGATCAGTTCTAA
- a CDS encoding homoserine dehydrogenase — protein MADPQSRTTGKRLAVVGAGAVGGAVVDLASEYGHTITAFADSTSAAIDPNGIDTDAVLTRKDETGTVGESDSSVAVDATYDVLIEATPTTLGDAQPGFSHLRTALERDRDVVLANKGPVAERYADVQQVLRDSDGSLRFEATVGGAIPVLSTLEDISPAQVTAVRGVLNGTANFILSRMATEGINYEHVLAEAQDLGVAEADPAFDVEGTDAALKCVILANVLSTDNREYTLADATVDGITNIPGSALELAAEEGRTIRLVGEATPTGVHVGPRLIPQNTALAVTGTRNIVQLETTNAGQLNLSGRGAGGPETASAILADVSRL, from the coding sequence ATGGCTGATCCTCAGTCCCGAACGACAGGCAAGCGACTTGCTGTTGTTGGCGCCGGCGCTGTTGGTGGTGCTGTTGTTGATCTCGCTTCAGAATATGGACATACAATCACAGCATTTGCCGATTCGACTTCTGCAGCTATCGACCCAAACGGAATCGATACAGATGCTGTTCTTACACGAAAGGATGAGACAGGAACAGTTGGGGAGTCAGATTCGAGTGTTGCAGTTGATGCGACATATGACGTCCTTATTGAGGCGACTCCAACAACGCTTGGAGACGCACAACCAGGGTTCTCACACCTTCGGACGGCGCTTGAACGCGACCGGGACGTAGTGCTTGCAAATAAGGGACCGGTAGCAGAGCGATACGCAGATGTCCAGCAAGTACTTCGCGATAGCGACGGTTCACTCCGGTTTGAAGCAACGGTTGGCGGTGCCATTCCGGTCCTCTCAACACTTGAAGATATCTCCCCAGCACAAGTTACTGCTGTCCGTGGTGTTCTCAATGGGACAGCGAACTTTATTCTCTCACGCATGGCAACTGAAGGGATCAATTATGAGCACGTTCTTGCAGAGGCACAAGATCTTGGGGTCGCAGAGGCTGACCCGGCTTTCGACGTTGAGGGGACAGATGCAGCATTGAAGTGTGTTATCTTGGCAAACGTCCTTTCAACAGATAATCGTGAGTATACACTCGCAGATGCAACAGTCGATGGAATTACAAATATTCCTGGAAGCGCGCTTGAGCTAGCCGCTGAGGAAGGTCGAACAATCCGGCTTGTTGGTGAAGCAACGCCAACAGGCGTTCATGTCGGACCACGGCTTATTCCACAGAATACCGCGTTAGCTGTGACCGGAACGCGAAATATTGTTCAATTGGAAACAACGAACGCAGGTCAATTAAATCTGAGTGGTCGTGGTGCGGGTGGTCCTGAGACAGCATCAGCTATTCTTGCGGATGTCAGTCGGTTATAA
- a CDS encoding NusA-like transcription termination signal-binding factor, translated as MRITLSDEARQYIAYFESATDATVRDCLLFDERVVLLIAAGEMGTAIGPGGKHVRAVEDDIGTTVELVEDAETARAFVENALAPAAVRHVTISEQGGECVAYVEIPDPDRGIAIGADGKNIHTARKLVRRHYEIDDIQLT; from the coding sequence ATGCGAATTACACTTTCTGATGAGGCACGACAGTATATTGCATATTTTGAGTCAGCAACGGATGCAACCGTTCGCGACTGTTTACTCTTTGATGAGCGGGTTGTTCTCCTTATCGCCGCTGGGGAGATGGGAACAGCAATCGGTCCGGGCGGTAAACATGTCCGTGCAGTTGAAGATGATATCGGAACGACCGTTGAACTTGTCGAGGATGCTGAAACAGCACGCGCATTCGTTGAAAACGCATTGGCACCCGCAGCCGTTCGTCATGTGACGATTTCAGAACAAGGTGGTGAGTGTGTTGCATATGTTGAGATTCCGGACCCAGATCGTGGTATTGCAATTGGTGCAGATGGGAAAAATATTCACACCGCACGAAAACTGGTACGTCGGCATTATGAGATTGATGATATCCAACTCACATAA
- a CDS encoding amino acid-binding protein → MTSDGDTIPAPVDDPASEIEIEPDGGNNPQPHTVRLELTDEPGQLLAALQPIAENGGNLLSIFHERGNLTPRGRIPVEVDLECPPDRFDIIVDALRAEDVNVIQAGAERYAEEVIVMLIGDLVETDLSDTLERIEKCGSVSVADVALSAPEGRDDVSSARLRLATRAGRTADAIAAVRDVVADKQLHIIEPLTEEAI, encoded by the coding sequence ATGACATCAGATGGTGATACCATCCCAGCACCAGTTGATGATCCAGCCAGCGAAATCGAAATCGAGCCTGATGGTGGAAACAATCCACAGCCACACACGGTGCGACTTGAACTCACTGATGAACCTGGGCAACTGCTCGCTGCACTTCAACCAATCGCCGAGAATGGCGGCAATCTATTGTCAATATTTCATGAGCGAGGCAACCTCACGCCCCGGGGGCGCATTCCAGTCGAAGTTGATCTTGAGTGTCCTCCCGATCGGTTTGATATCATTGTTGATGCGCTCCGTGCTGAGGATGTCAATGTTATCCAAGCAGGTGCAGAACGTTATGCGGAGGAGGTTATTGTGATGCTTATTGGTGATCTTGTTGAAACAGATCTATCGGATACACTTGAACGTATTGAGAAGTGTGGGTCAGTATCGGTGGCAGATGTTGCATTGAGTGCACCGGAAGGACGCGATGATGTCTCAAGTGCGCGCTTGCGGTTAGCAACTCGCGCTGGAAGGACAGCAGATGCAATCGCTGCGGTGCGTGATGTTGTTGCAGACAAACAGCTTCATATTATTGAACCTCTCACTGAGGAGGCAATCTAG
- the tuf gene encoding translation elongation factor EF-1 subunit alpha has protein sequence MSDKPHQNLAIIGHVDHGKSTLVGRLLFETGSVPEHVIEQHREEAEEKGKGGFEFAYVMDNLAEERERGVTIDIAHQEFDTEDYYFTIVDCPGHRDFVKNMITGASQADNAVLVVAADDGVAPQTREHVFLARTLGINELIIGVNKMDIVDYSEETYEDVKTEVDKLLKQVQFNANDAKYIPISAFEGDNVAESSDNTSWFDGPSLLEALNNLPEPQPPTDAPLRLPIQDVYTISGIGTVPVGRVETGTVSPGDDVSFQPSDVGGEVKTVEMHHEEVDQAGPGDNVGFNVRGIGKDDIRRGDVCGPSSNAPTVAETFKAQVVVMQHPSVITAGYTPVFHAHTAQVACTIESIDQKLDPASGEVAEEDPDFIKSGDAAVVTVRPQKPLSIEPSNEIPELGSFAVRDMGQTIAAGKVLEVDER, from the coding sequence ATGAGTGACAAACCGCATCAAAATTTGGCTATTATTGGTCACGTTGACCATGGAAAGAGCACGCTCGTTGGGCGACTCCTGTTTGAGACAGGATCTGTACCAGAGCATGTTATTGAACAACATCGCGAGGAAGCTGAAGAAAAGGGTAAGGGTGGATTCGAGTTTGCTTACGTGATGGATAATCTTGCTGAGGAGCGAGAGCGTGGTGTCACGATTGACATCGCTCATCAAGAATTTGACACTGAGGATTATTACTTCACGATCGTCGATTGCCCAGGGCACCGCGACTTCGTGAAGAACATGATCACTGGCGCATCCCAGGCTGATAACGCTGTTCTCGTCGTCGCAGCGGATGACGGCGTTGCACCGCAGACACGAGAGCATGTGTTCCTTGCACGAACTCTTGGGATTAATGAACTCATCATTGGCGTCAACAAGATGGATATTGTTGACTATAGCGAAGAGACATACGAGGATGTTAAGACCGAGGTTGACAAGCTCCTGAAGCAAGTTCAATTCAACGCTAACGATGCGAAATATATCCCTATTTCCGCATTTGAAGGCGACAACGTCGCTGAGTCCTCAGATAACACATCGTGGTTCGACGGTCCATCACTGCTTGAAGCACTCAATAATCTGCCAGAACCACAACCACCGACCGATGCACCACTTCGACTCCCAATCCAAGATGTCTATACCATCTCTGGTATCGGAACGGTACCTGTCGGTCGTGTTGAGACTGGCACTGTCAGCCCTGGTGATGATGTCTCATTCCAGCCTTCAGACGTTGGCGGCGAGGTCAAGACCGTTGAGATGCATCATGAGGAGGTCGATCAGGCTGGTCCTGGTGACAATGTTGGATTTAATGTTCGTGGTATTGGTAAGGATGACATTCGGCGTGGTGATGTCTGTGGTCCATCATCAAACGCACCAACCGTTGCTGAAACGTTCAAAGCACAAGTTGTTGTGATGCAGCATCCTTCGGTGATTACTGCTGGATATACACCGGTCTTCCATGCACATACCGCACAGGTTGCCTGCACAATCGAATCAATCGATCAGAAGCTTGACCCCGCCTCTGGTGAGGTTGCTGAAGAAGACCCAGACTTCATTAAATCAGGCGATGCTGCTGTCGTGACGGTTCGACCACAAAAGCCACTTAGTATCGAGCCGTCTAATGAAATTCCTGAACTCGGGTCCTTCGCAGTTCGTGATATGGGACAAACCATCGCGGCTGGAAAGGTCCTTGAGGTCGACGAGCGATAA